A region from the Onychostoma macrolepis isolate SWU-2019 chromosome 18, ASM1243209v1, whole genome shotgun sequence genome encodes:
- the LOC131524509 gene encoding somatolactin-like — MNRVKVLQAWLWCVSLWLCWPSHAVPLDCKDETGSLIQCTSISQEKLLDRVIQHAELIYRVSEESCTLFEQMFVPYPLHALRNQGGTMCHTKPFPIPGSKSEIQQISDKWLLHSVLMLVQSWMEPLTYLQTTLNRYDDAPDALLNKTKWVSDKLLSLEQGVVVLIRKMLDEGILTPSIFEHTLTPYDEPSPEIPESVLRDYNLLICFKKDAHKMETFLKLLKCRQSNKLSCLSY, encoded by the exons ATGAACAGGGTTAAAG TTCTGCAGGCCTGGCTGTGGTGTGTGTCTCTGTGGCTGTGCTGGCCTTCTCATGCCGTTCCTCTGGACTGCAAAGACGAGACCGGATCGCTCATCCAATGCACTTCGATCTCTCAAGAGAAACTTCTAGATCGCGTCATCCAACACGCAGAGCTCATCTACCGCGTCTCTGAAGAGTCCTGCACTCTTTTT GAGCAGATGTTTGTCCCGTACCCTCTGCATGCTTTGAGGAATCAGGGAGGAACCATGTGCCACACCAAACCCTTCCCCATCCCAGGCTCCAAGAGTGAGATTCAGCAGATTTCG GATAAATGGCTGCTTCACTCGGTCCTGATGCTGGTGCAGTCATGGATGGAACCCCTGACCTATCTGCAAACTACTCTTAATCGTTACGACGACGCCCCTGACGCTCTGCTGAACAAGACCAAGTGGGTGTCTGATAAACTGCTCAGCCTCGAGCAGGGGGTGGTGGTCCTCATCCGCAAG ATGCTGGATGAAGGGATTCTGACGCCGTCCATCTTCGAGCACACGCTGACCCCATACGACGAACCGTCCCCAGAGATCCCGGAGTCCGTGCTCAGGGACTACAACCTTCTCATCTGCTTCAAGAAGGACGCCCACAAGATGGAGACCTTCCTCAAGCTACTCAAGTGCCGTCAGAGCAACAAGCTCAGCTGTCTTTCCTACTAA